CAACATGTGGAACATGTCGTTATTGTAAAGAGGGACGGTACAACCTATGCCCGCACGTCGAATTTTTAGCGACCCCGCCATATGACGGCGCATTTTGTGAATTTATTTCAATGAGGGCTGACCTCGTCTTCCCTATACCTGATACGATGAGCTATGAGACTGCAGCGCTCATTGAGCCATTTTCTGTTGGCGTACACGCCATTCATCGAGGCAGGCTGCAAAAAGGCGAAACGGTGATTATTATGGGAATGGGTCCGATTGGCTTAGTGACTGCAGCTGCCGCGAAAATGAATGGGGCCAAAACGGTGATCGGTGTTGATTTAGAAGAGAGCAGGCTCGAGGTTGCGAAAGACATGGGCACAGATTATACAATTAACCTTCGTCAAGAAGATCTGCAGGAAAAAGTGAAGGAATACACAAGTGGTGCAGGTGTTGACCTTGCCATTGAAACAGCAGGGAACGCAAAAGCCGTACAAGGCGCCATTGCTGTCGCTCGTGCCGGTGGTAGGGTCGTCATCGTTGGCATGTCTCCGCAGGATGAGGTACCAATGAGCACGTCTGCGATCATTGATAAAGAGTTAGATGTCATGGGGGTATTTCGCTATCATCACACGTACGCTCCTGCAATCGAAATGCTATCCAAAA
The sequence above is drawn from the Litoribacterium kuwaitense genome and encodes:
- a CDS encoding NAD(P)-dependent alcohol dehydrogenase, which codes for MKAAVLTDLKTIDIQDIDLPAINDDEVLIQIRAVGLCGSDVHYYEHGKIGNFIVDKPLVLGHEASGDIVQVGNNVTGLKEGQRVSIEPGATCGTCRYCKEGRYNLCPHVEFLATPPYDGAFCEFISMRADLVFPIPDTMSYETAALIEPFSVGVHAIHRGRLQKGETVIIMGMGPIGLVTAAAAKMNGAKTVIGVDLEESRLEVAKDMGTDYTINLRQEDLQEKVKEYTSGAGVDLAIETAGNAKAVQGAIAVARAGGRVVIVGMSPQDEVPMSTSAIIDKELDVMGVFRYHHTYAPAIEMLSKTDIQIEKMITNYFPLSQTADAIEQSIQDKANTLKIIIQPDQ